The following are encoded in a window of Paenibacillus polymyxa genomic DNA:
- a CDS encoding dihydrodipicolinate synthase family protein, with the protein MFCGLSAFPLTPVNETGIDEKAFVTLIQRLVAAGVDSIGALGSTGNYAYFNREERLRVLRLAVRSAEGIPVMTSISAIRTSEVLRLAEDAQRAGASAVLLAPVSYQTLTNEEVFLLYEQVTSSLSIPLCVYDNPSTSHFHFSDELHGRIAELPNVRSIKIPGVPSDPEAAKARIRKLRTTIPPHVTIGVSGDSFAVTGLNAGCEAWYSVLGGLFPKACLKMTRLAQDGFADEAERLSALLEPIWTLFHQYGSLRVVSAAAEISGLISSPSLPLPLQPLNQSAREHLEFILKDLQSTETFCCPFG; encoded by the coding sequence ATGTTCTGTGGATTATCTGCTTTTCCACTCACCCCCGTTAACGAGACAGGTATTGACGAAAAAGCATTTGTGACACTGATTCAACGATTAGTTGCAGCTGGTGTCGACTCAATTGGTGCATTGGGTTCAACTGGAAATTATGCATATTTTAATCGAGAAGAACGTTTACGTGTGCTTCGACTTGCTGTCCGTTCAGCTGAGGGGATTCCCGTGATGACAAGTATAAGTGCGATTCGTACTTCTGAAGTACTTCGATTAGCGGAAGATGCACAAAGAGCAGGAGCAAGCGCAGTGTTGCTAGCCCCTGTCTCCTATCAAACACTAACGAATGAAGAAGTATTTTTACTCTATGAACAGGTAACCAGTTCACTCTCCATTCCACTTTGTGTATATGATAATCCGAGTACCTCGCATTTCCATTTTAGTGATGAGTTGCACGGTCGGATTGCTGAGCTACCTAACGTTCGTTCTATCAAGATTCCTGGAGTACCTTCTGATCCTGAAGCAGCCAAGGCACGCATTAGAAAACTACGCACGACCATTCCTCCCCATGTAACTATAGGAGTAAGTGGAGATTCATTTGCAGTCACTGGCTTGAATGCAGGCTGTGAAGCATGGTACTCGGTTCTCGGTGGTTTGTTTCCAAAGGCGTGCCTAAAAATGACCCGTTTGGCCCAGGACGGTTTTGCTGATGAAGCGGAACGACTCTCGGCGCTACTTGAACCTATTTGGACGTTATTTCATCAATATGGTAGCCTTCGTGTTGTTTCAGCAGCAGCAGAAATAAGTGGCTTGATCTCAAGTCCCAGTCTTCCTTTGCCCTTACAACCATTGAATCAATCAGCTAGAGAACACTTGGAATTCATACTAAAGGATCTTCAGTCTACAGAAACATTCTGTTGCCCATTCGGCTAA
- a CDS encoding YczE/YyaS/YitT family protein has translation MRYVFFVLGIFILSLGISFTIQSDLGTSPFDALLVGLSINVGLTVGSWEIIIAIILICCNSLLKRQRPEVLGLLTAFITGIGIDMWLFLLHNLITPELWYSKVVCFGIGLVVVGLGTATYLQTNFAPIPVDRLTLIIQEFTRTNLFFSRTFIYLIFLIIAVILNGPIGIGTLLTVCLGGLILNYFMPLTEKVLDRILTHSDTSPNHEKDKKHSI, from the coding sequence GTGAGATATGTTTTTTTCGTATTAGGAATTTTTATATTATCCCTTGGAATTTCGTTTACTATACAATCAGACCTTGGGACTTCACCTTTTGATGCACTTTTGGTAGGACTGTCCATAAATGTGGGGCTTACTGTGGGAAGTTGGGAAATCATAATAGCTATAATATTGATATGTTGTAATTCGCTTTTAAAAAGACAAAGACCAGAAGTTTTGGGGTTGTTAACGGCATTTATAACGGGTATTGGAATTGATATGTGGCTTTTTCTATTACACAATTTGATAACACCTGAACTATGGTACAGCAAAGTTGTTTGTTTTGGAATTGGTTTAGTCGTTGTAGGATTAGGAACTGCAACATATTTACAGACAAATTTTGCACCAATTCCAGTTGACCGATTAACATTGATCATACAAGAATTTACTAGAACAAATCTATTTTTTTCGAGAACATTCATCTACCTTATATTCTTGATCATAGCAGTCATTTTAAATGGACCCATTGGCATTGGAACTTTGTTAACCGTTTGTTTAGGGGGGCTAATACTCAATTACTTTATGCCACTTACTGAAAAAGTACTTGACCGCATATTAACACACTCTGATACATCACCAAATCATGAGAAAGATAAAAAGCATTCTATATAG
- a CDS encoding MarR family winged helix-turn-helix transcriptional regulator: protein MKEVLREIGMIARALDSISNIEFKEYDLTKGQYLYLVRICENPGIIQEKLAEMIKVDRTTASRAIKKLVINGFIEKKEDNHNQKIKKLFPTDKGNNVYPFIKRENDYSNNVALEGFSEREVETIFNLLQRVRENIGEDWEFVKKGNKRNY from the coding sequence ATGAAGGAAGTACTTCGTGAAATTGGAATGATCGCAAGGGCATTAGATTCTATAAGTAATATAGAATTTAAAGAATATGACCTTACAAAAGGGCAGTATTTGTACCTTGTGCGAATATGTGAAAACCCAGGAATCATTCAAGAAAAGTTAGCTGAGATGATAAAAGTAGATCGAACAACTGCATCTCGTGCTATAAAAAAACTTGTAATTAATGGCTTTATTGAAAAGAAAGAAGATAACCATAACCAAAAAATTAAAAAACTCTTTCCAACAGATAAAGGGAACAATGTTTATCCTTTTATAAAAAGAGAAAATGATTATTCCAATAACGTTGCATTAGAGGGATTTTCGGAAAGAGAAGTAGAAACCATTTTCAATCTTCTTCAAAGAGTGAGAGAAAATATAGGGGAAGACTGGGAATTTGTAAAAAAGGGGAACAAGAGAAATTATTGA
- a CDS encoding GNAT family N-acetyltransferase → MTVKIIKCNRDDLQILQEISIETFNDTFKDQNSPENMKAYLERAFNFQQLEDELSNVSSEIFFIYFNEELAGYLKVNMNDAQSEKMGDESLEIERIYIKNKTQKHGLGKNLLNKAMEIAMEHNKKKIWLGVWEKNENAIAFYKKMGFVQTGAHSFYMGDEEQIDFIMTKIMI, encoded by the coding sequence GTGACTGTAAAAATAATAAAGTGCAACCGTGATGATTTACAAATACTCCAAGAAATAAGTATTGAAACATTCAACGATACTTTTAAAGATCAGAATTCACCTGAAAATATGAAAGCCTATCTGGAAAGAGCATTTAATTTTCAACAGTTGGAGGATGAATTGTCCAACGTCTCTTCAGAAATCTTTTTCATCTATTTCAATGAAGAACTTGCTGGATATTTAAAGGTAAATATGAATGACGCCCAATCTGAAAAAATGGGTGATGAGTCGCTCGAAATTGAGAGGATTTATATAAAAAACAAAACTCAAAAACATGGGCTTGGTAAAAATCTGCTAAATAAAGCTATGGAAATTGCGATGGAGCATAATAAAAAGAAAATCTGGCTCGGCGTATGGGAAAAAAATGAAAACGCCATTGCTTTTTATAAGAAAATGGGGTTTGTTCAAACTGGCGCACACTCTTTTTATATGGGTGATGAAGAACAAATTGATTTCATAATGACCAAAATAATGATATAA
- a CDS encoding DMT family transporter, protein MNKTWLSVVVAALFEVGWVIGLKHASGWLEWGGTLVAILVSFILMIMASRTLPVGTVYAVFVGLGTAGTVLAEILLFGAEVQGSKLLLIGVLLLGVVGLKIQSKEKKQ, encoded by the coding sequence ATGAACAAGACATGGTTATCTGTTGTAGTTGCGGCATTATTCGAAGTTGGATGGGTCATCGGCCTGAAACATGCCAGCGGCTGGTTAGAGTGGGGGGGCACTTTAGTTGCCATTTTAGTAAGTTTCATACTCATGATTATGGCTTCCCGTACGCTTCCGGTAGGTACGGTGTATGCAGTATTTGTCGGGTTGGGAACGGCCGGCACTGTATTAGCAGAAATTTTGTTGTTTGGTGCTGAGGTACAGGGATCTAAATTGTTGCTAATTGGGGTGCTTCTGCTCGGAGTTGTAGGGCTCAAAATACAGAGCAAAGAGAAGAAACAATGA
- a CDS encoding DMT family transporter: MNWVFLILAGEFEMMGVLMINKLHKDRNFLSAFYLLAGFGLSFLFLSLAMETLPMGTAYAVWTGIGASGGAILGMIFYSEPRNTARILFIAMVLGSAVGLKLVS, translated from the coding sequence ATGAACTGGGTATTTCTAATTTTGGCAGGCGAATTTGAGATGATGGGGGTTCTCATGATTAATAAGCTCCATAAAGATCGGAATTTCCTGTCTGCTTTTTACCTGCTTGCAGGCTTTGGATTGAGCTTCTTGTTTCTATCCCTGGCCATGGAAACACTACCAATGGGAACGGCCTACGCTGTCTGGACCGGTATTGGAGCTTCTGGCGGAGCCATATTGGGCATGATCTTTTACAGTGAACCGCGTAATACCGCGAGAATTCTGTTCATCGCGATGGTACTCGGTTCAGCAGTTGGCCTAAAGCTGGTAAGCTGA
- a CDS encoding PucR family transcriptional regulator — MTNEASRIYGNPVIIVDAGYKLLAMCQAPIPSRPDIEQQRNSGYILDSNIESMKKSNLYELTRMALIPYYSRDPETNDCWITAFVYVHGIEFAQVSVMELDRKFTDIDFELVQFLCELVSVKLQKNDFYNCNPGMMHSLLLSELLTGELNDANIIAMRLTHLEWTLTPYLRVMTLTDLKNGFFDGKVQLVAQHRIQLLPDSRWIVYQGRIVFLISLVDSSCKIIAEDKRILEFLQVNGLTASLSDCFSHLTFLRKYYKQCLTANEIGFQLNSNKPVYMYEDYLCEHIGKIISEQNDLADFCHPVIQKLIVYDNAHKTSLLPTLEAYLQYVDTPNIAAKALFIHRNTLFY; from the coding sequence TTGACAAACGAGGCCTCCCGCATCTATGGTAATCCGGTAATCATTGTCGACGCAGGCTATAAGTTACTCGCTATGTGTCAAGCCCCTATCCCCAGCCGACCTGATATCGAACAGCAGCGAAATTCGGGCTATATTCTTGACAGTAATATTGAGAGCATGAAGAAATCCAATCTGTACGAACTGACCCGTATGGCTCTTATTCCTTATTATTCACGTGATCCCGAGACCAACGACTGTTGGATAACAGCTTTTGTGTACGTACATGGTATAGAATTCGCGCAGGTCAGTGTTATGGAGCTGGATCGCAAATTTACAGATATTGATTTTGAACTCGTACAATTTCTTTGTGAGCTGGTTTCGGTAAAATTGCAAAAGAACGACTTTTATAATTGCAATCCAGGAATGATGCATAGTTTATTGCTTTCCGAACTGCTTACAGGCGAGCTCAATGATGCTAATATTATCGCAATGCGACTGACTCATCTGGAATGGACGCTTACACCTTACCTGAGAGTGATGACCTTGACAGACTTGAAGAACGGCTTTTTTGACGGGAAAGTTCAGCTGGTTGCACAGCATAGGATCCAATTACTGCCGGATAGCCGTTGGATTGTATATCAGGGACGTATTGTATTTCTCATTTCCCTTGTTGATTCATCCTGTAAAATCATTGCTGAAGACAAACGAATTCTGGAATTTCTCCAAGTAAACGGACTAACTGCTTCGCTGAGTGACTGCTTTAGTCATTTAACTTTTTTGCGAAAATATTATAAGCAATGCCTAACTGCCAACGAGATTGGTTTCCAACTTAATTCTAACAAGCCAGTGTATATGTATGAGGACTATCTCTGCGAGCATATTGGAAAGATCATATCGGAACAGAATGATCTCGCTGACTTCTGCCATCCGGTTATCCAAAAGTTAATTGTTTATGACAATGCCCACAAAACAAGTTTGCTGCCTACCCTTGAAGCCTATCTTCAATATGTGGACACTCCAAATATTGCTGCTAAAGCACTTTTTATTCATAGAAATACTTTGTTCTATTGA
- a CDS encoding IS110 family transposase gives MKAVPGRKTDVKDAEWICNLLRHGLLKPSYIPDRNLRELRELIRYRCSLIQRRSREHNRAKKCWKEPTLN, from the coding sequence ATCAAAGCCGTTCCCGGCAGGAAAACGGACGTAAAAGATGCAGAATGGATTTGTAATCTGCTCCGCCACGGTCTGCTGAAACCCAGTTACATCCCAGACCGGAACCTAAGAGAACTGCGCGAATTAATTCGTTACCGTTGCAGCCTGATTCAGAGACGGTCCCGCGAACACAACCGGGCCAAAAAGTGCTGGAAGGAGCCAACATTAAACTAG
- a CDS encoding L-dopachrome tautomerase-related protein, producing the protein MKPMLPMEEYFGKLEHVYSFYRAMPTGVSVSETGRIFICFPKWGDDVRFTVAEIVEGRLQPYPNLETNLVNPLNITMSFISVQSVIADGRGTLWVLDTAAPNFSEPIKGGAKLVAVDLKTNTIRKVYTFAEDAILPTTYLNDVRFDFRVGKSGYAYITDSSSKGPGAIIVVDLENGNAFRRLNGANSTSPDPYFLPKVEGKILMNRNTDGSTSPFRLASDGIAISPDGKIIFFCPLTSRHLYSISTEALRDRTIPDFNLRYHVQYWGEKGASDGLITDAKGNVYAGDYENDSIRKIFPNGIMETIAHDPRILWPDTFSIGPDQYLYVVVNQLHRQARFHYGKDLRQKPYSLLRIKIDELPAPTF; encoded by the coding sequence ATAAAACCTATGTTACCTATGGAAGAATATTTCGGTAAGTTAGAACACGTTTATTCATTTTATAGGGCTATGCCTACAGGCGTTAGTGTATCAGAAACCGGGCGTATCTTCATTTGCTTTCCGAAATGGGGAGATGACGTTAGATTTACGGTAGCGGAAATTGTTGAGGGGCGGTTGCAGCCTTATCCTAATTTAGAAACGAATTTGGTAAATCCTTTGAATATCACTATGTCCTTCATCAGTGTCCAAAGTGTAATTGCTGATGGAAGGGGAACCCTGTGGGTACTGGATACAGCTGCACCAAATTTTTCTGAGCCTATTAAAGGAGGGGCAAAATTAGTCGCTGTAGATTTAAAAACAAATACAATAAGAAAAGTATACACGTTTGCAGAAGATGCAATCTTGCCGACGACGTATCTGAATGATGTCCGATTTGATTTTCGTGTTGGTAAATCAGGTTACGCATATATAACGGATTCTTCTTCCAAAGGTCCAGGCGCTATTATAGTCGTAGATTTAGAAAATGGAAATGCGTTTAGACGGTTAAATGGAGCAAATTCAACTTCACCCGATCCGTATTTTTTACCGAAAGTGGAAGGTAAAATTTTGATGAATCGAAACACAGATGGTTCGACATCTCCCTTTCGATTGGCCTCTGATGGTATAGCGATCTCCCCTGATGGAAAAATTATATTTTTTTGTCCATTAACCAGTCGTCATCTATACTCGATCTCAACAGAAGCCCTAAGAGACAGAACGATACCGGATTTCAACTTACGTTATCATGTGCAGTATTGGGGAGAAAAAGGTGCGTCTGATGGATTGATAACCGATGCAAAAGGAAACGTTTACGCTGGTGACTATGAAAACGATAGTATTCGAAAGATATTTCCGAATGGAATAATGGAAACCATCGCACATGATCCGAGAATTTTATGGCCGGATACTTTTTCTATTGGTCCAGATCAATACTTATATGTTGTTGTGAACCAATTACATCGGCAGGCAAGATTTCATTATGGAAAAGACCTGCGACAAAAACCTTATAGTTTACTTCGTATAAAAATTGATGAATTACCTGCTCCTACCTTTTAA
- a CDS encoding alpha/beta fold hydrolase: MDSQQILIRNNVKIRGFGSKTLIFVHGFGCDQNMWRFVAPAFEEKYKLVLFDFVGSGKSDMQAYNPYIYHDLNGYAQDILDICSALELKNAILVGHSVGATIGMLASIQRSEYFDRLVLIGPSARYLNDLPDYIGGFEREDLMDLLDLMDQNFQGWASYLAPVIMGNTDRPELSQDLELSFCATDPKVARRFAEATFLSDYRKELGKVVVPSLILQCSDDVIVPMEAGAYIHQQMKESEFRLMDATGHCPHVSHPDETIRLISEYLASIDSIQESELHT; encoded by the coding sequence ATGGATAGCCAACAAATTCTCATCCGAAACAACGTCAAAATAAGGGGCTTTGGTTCCAAGACTCTTATATTCGTCCATGGCTTTGGCTGTGACCAGAACATGTGGCGCTTTGTCGCACCAGCTTTCGAAGAGAAGTACAAGCTGGTATTGTTTGACTTTGTAGGTTCGGGAAAGTCCGATATGCAGGCCTATAATCCTTATATTTATCATGATCTGAACGGGTATGCCCAGGATATCTTAGACATTTGTTCAGCGCTCGAATTGAAGAATGCCATTCTAGTGGGTCATTCCGTCGGTGCTACTATCGGTATGCTGGCCTCTATTCAAAGATCGGAATACTTTGATCGGCTTGTTCTGATTGGTCCTTCTGCACGATATTTGAACGATTTACCTGATTACATCGGCGGGTTTGAACGGGAAGATCTGATGGATTTATTGGACTTGATGGATCAAAACTTTCAAGGTTGGGCGAGCTATCTAGCTCCTGTCATTATGGGGAATACAGACCGGCCGGAATTATCTCAAGATCTTGAGTTGAGTTTTTGCGCGACCGATCCTAAGGTAGCCCGTCGTTTTGCGGAAGCAACGTTTCTCTCTGATTACCGTAAGGAACTCGGCAAGGTAGTGGTGCCTTCGTTGATTTTGCAATGCTCCGATGATGTAATCGTTCCGATGGAAGCTGGAGCCTATATCCACCAGCAGATGAAGGAGAGCGAGTTCCGACTGATGGATGCAACCGGTCATTGTCCACACGTAAGCCATCCGGATGAAACCATTAGACTCATCAGCGAATATCTTGCCTCAATCGATTCAATACAGGAAAGCGAGTTGCACACATAA
- a CDS encoding PAS domain-containing protein — MDQNLTIRIVNATLCRLLEYEKQGVNGISFESLLNRSSQIFFQVYFLPLIRLNHHVDEIYLMMKTGSGGTLPVLLNAVIREQGDELVYDCVLIPMLRRKEYEQQIEKAEKAYRKAEEELLRIEKQLDKKKEELSSLPNPKI, encoded by the coding sequence ATGGATCAAAATCTGACAATACGCATCGTCAATGCAACGCTGTGTCGCTTGTTAGAATATGAAAAACAAGGGGTAAACGGTATCAGTTTTGAATCCCTGCTAAATCGGTCCAGCCAAATTTTCTTTCAGGTTTATTTTTTACCGTTGATTCGGCTTAATCATCACGTAGATGAGATATATTTAATGATGAAAACGGGTAGCGGCGGAACACTTCCCGTTCTTTTAAATGCTGTGATTCGAGAGCAGGGAGACGAATTGGTGTACGATTGTGTCTTAATTCCCATGCTGCGTAGGAAGGAATACGAGCAACAGATTGAAAAAGCTGAGAAAGCCTATCGGAAGGCGGAAGAGGAGCTACTAAGGATTGAGAAGCAGCTTGATAAAAAAAAGGAAGAACTTTCATCTTTACCTAATCCCAAGATATAG
- a CDS encoding IS3 family transposase, translated as MEAEHQVREYISFYNQSRFQKKLYNRSPAEYREAVAAEACLFSPVYLTGV; from the coding sequence ATGGAGGCAGAACATCAGGTACGCGAGTATATTTCATTTTATAACCAAAGTAGATTTCAGAAAAAATTATACAACCGTTCCCCGGCTGAATACCGAGAAGCGGTTGCTGCTGAAGCATGTCTTTTTAGTCCTGTCTACTTGACAGGGGTATGA
- a CDS encoding GerAB/ArcD/ProY family transporter — MPVLHEISVLAFPLFASKEMNIDMAIALVPAGQPAGIWNGTMIVVALFSEMAFIVYLFPYFVGTDKLMKSLMGATATAVVVILAVLLGCLLLFGSELTANLTYPTLELIRYIHAGVFLENLDPLLIIFWLFSIFLKISLFLLISVNGFAHLVGMNDHKPFSYIMSVAMVVMSINMFKSTAHLEDVTNRSETAFLLFTGVTPVLYYLVDRIRFGKLKKNTNQPDTDS; from the coding sequence ATGCCAGTGCTTCATGAAATCTCAGTTCTGGCATTCCCCCTATTCGCCTCGAAAGAGATGAATATAGACATGGCCATTGCATTGGTTCCAGCTGGGCAACCAGCTGGAATATGGAATGGTACAATGATCGTCGTGGCCCTGTTCAGCGAAATGGCTTTTATCGTGTACCTATTTCCGTATTTTGTAGGGACTGATAAGTTAATGAAATCCCTAATGGGGGCTACGGCTACAGCTGTTGTGGTTATACTTGCTGTCCTGCTAGGATGCTTATTGTTATTTGGTTCAGAACTAACAGCAAATCTAACCTATCCGACATTAGAATTGATTCGTTATATTCATGCGGGGGTTTTCTTGGAAAATTTGGATCCGCTGCTGATTATCTTTTGGCTGTTTAGTATATTTCTAAAGATATCTCTCTTCCTGCTTATATCCGTAAATGGATTTGCTCACTTAGTTGGAATGAATGATCATAAACCGTTTTCTTACATTATGTCTGTTGCCATGGTGGTCATGTCGATTAATATGTTCAAATCTACGGCCCACTTGGAGGATGTCACCAATCGGAGTGAAACGGCATTTCTTCTTTTTACAGGAGTAACTCCAGTCTTATATTATCTGGTGGACCGGATTCGTTTCGGTAAGCTGAAGAAGAACACTAATCAACCAGATACCGACAGTTAA
- a CDS encoding LysR family transcriptional regulator: protein MEIRHLITFQTIIEIGSYTGAASQLGYTQSTITAHIQSLEEEIGGELFTYERRHLKLTPLGRELIPLAEDLLATHDQIRNIRSNQEVKGVVKVAAPESLTISRLSPIIREFSLKYPHVKLILTNGTCEQNQVDLISGRVDVALMVYPEIHPEKCIHYSLAQENIVLVCSNDGPDHFDVYKRENTNHFFITNEESCSYRTMFERYLVKHDIQPFQTMELWSIEAIKQTVISGLGFSFLPYITVKEDVDSGKLKIISHSEKFDPIYSHMLIKKKKWLSPTVKAFSELVIKSIRETDNEIERSR, encoded by the coding sequence ATGGAAATTAGACACCTTATTACATTTCAGACGATTATCGAAATCGGAAGTTATACAGGGGCTGCATCGCAACTGGGATACACTCAGTCCACAATCACTGCCCATATACAGTCGCTTGAAGAAGAGATTGGCGGGGAGCTTTTCACTTACGAAAGAAGGCATTTGAAACTTACTCCGTTAGGGAGAGAATTAATACCTCTGGCAGAAGATCTACTAGCTACTCATGACCAGATTAGAAATATACGAAGCAACCAGGAGGTTAAAGGTGTTGTTAAGGTGGCTGCACCAGAGTCTTTAACGATTTCTAGATTAAGTCCGATTATAAGGGAATTCTCTTTGAAATATCCTCATGTCAAACTCATCCTTACCAACGGTACATGTGAACAAAACCAGGTTGACTTAATCAGTGGACGTGTAGATGTGGCTTTGATGGTCTACCCGGAAATACATCCGGAAAAATGCATTCATTATTCTTTGGCCCAGGAGAACATTGTCCTGGTGTGCAGCAATGACGGCCCAGACCATTTCGATGTATATAAGCGAGAGAACACCAACCATTTTTTTATAACGAATGAAGAAAGCTGTAGTTATCGGACCATGTTTGAAAGATATCTTGTAAAGCATGATATTCAACCATTTCAAACCATGGAGTTATGGAGTATAGAGGCGATTAAACAAACCGTTATTAGTGGGCTTGGATTTTCTTTTTTGCCTTATATTACAGTTAAAGAAGACGTGGATAGTGGAAAACTTAAAATTATAAGTCATTCCGAAAAGTTCGATCCGATATACTCCCATATGCTGATTAAAAAGAAAAAGTGGCTATCTCCAACAGTGAAAGCTTTCTCTGAACTTGTTATAAAGTCGATACGTGAAACGGATAACGAGATCGAAAGATCAAGATGA
- a CDS encoding epoxide hydrolase family protein has translation MEPFKISIPEQQLHDLSIRLKQVRWPSSFSIEPWALGTDYSFLKRLVDYWGTEYNWREQEAWLNRFPQFMEHVDGFDIHFVHVRGEGTSTRPLLLTHGWPGSFVEMLELIPYLTTPSLYGGHAEEAFDVIIPSLPGFAFSSKPTRPGVGSKYVATLWAKLMDRLGYESYLVQGGDIGAGVSTWLAFMYPERVRGLHLNYILGSYKPPLTPNTPSVSEEERAYFDIVAEWLEREGAYSALHRTKPETLAFSLSDSPAGLASWMVEKFQGWSDCDGDMERSFSLDHILTNISIYWFTNSIASSIRIYTEATQMPLHFTEGQRVTVPTGGSLFPKELPTPPRSWVERVYNITYWEKANKGGHFAAMENPKLFAEHLNHFFIH, from the coding sequence ATGGAACCGTTCAAAATTTCAATTCCAGAGCAACAATTACACGATCTATCTATCAGACTAAAACAGGTTCGATGGCCTTCAAGTTTCTCTATAGAACCATGGGCTTTGGGGACAGACTATTCCTTTTTGAAGAGATTAGTTGATTATTGGGGCACGGAATACAACTGGCGTGAACAGGAAGCTTGGTTAAACCGTTTCCCACAGTTTATGGAACATGTGGATGGCTTCGATATACACTTTGTGCACGTCCGGGGTGAGGGTACATCCACACGACCACTGTTGTTGACTCATGGATGGCCAGGATCATTTGTAGAGATGTTAGAACTAATCCCTTATCTAACAACTCCGTCGCTATATGGTGGACATGCTGAAGAGGCTTTTGACGTGATTATTCCCTCATTGCCAGGCTTTGCATTTTCGAGTAAACCCACACGACCAGGAGTGGGGTCCAAATACGTAGCCACGCTGTGGGCAAAACTTATGGATCGTTTGGGTTATGAAAGTTATTTGGTTCAGGGAGGGGATATTGGGGCAGGGGTCTCAACATGGTTAGCATTCATGTACCCTGAACGGGTGAGGGGACTTCATCTCAATTATATTCTTGGAAGCTACAAGCCACCCCTCACTCCGAATACACCATCTGTTAGCGAAGAAGAGCGAGCTTACTTTGACATCGTAGCTGAGTGGTTGGAGCGAGAAGGTGCTTATAGCGCCCTTCATAGAACGAAGCCGGAAACACTGGCTTTTTCACTAAGTGATTCTCCAGCCGGTCTTGCCAGCTGGATGGTAGAAAAATTTCAAGGTTGGAGTGACTGTGACGGAGATATGGAAAGGTCTTTTTCACTTGATCATATCCTCACCAACATATCGATTTATTGGTTTACCAATTCGATTGCCTCTTCCATACGAATATATACTGAAGCCACCCAAATGCCACTGCATTTCACCGAAGGCCAGCGTGTTACTGTTCCAACAGGGGGTTCCTTATTTCCCAAGGAGCTACCGACGCCTCCTCGAAGCTGGGTAGAACGCGTCTATAATATTACGTACTGGGAGAAAGCGAATAAAGGCGGTCATTTCGCCGCTATGGAAAATCCTAAATTGTTTGCCGAACATCTAAATCATTTTTTCATTCATTAA